The window TAATGGTAATGGTAAAGGGGACGGAAATGGTGACGGTGATAGTAACGGTAACGATGACGGTGACGATGATGCTAGTTGTAATGCTAGTTGTAATGCTAACAGTGATGATAGCGGTGATGGTTACGATAATCGAGTCGATAAAGGTCACGGTCACGCTAATGATCACAGTATCGGTGATGACAACAgtgatggtaacggtgacgATAATGGTTATGGTGACAATAACGGTAACAGTTGCGGTAACAGTAACGGTAATGGTGACTGTGATAGTAAGAATATCGGTAAAggtgatggtaatggtaacggtaatGGTGATGGTCACAGTGATGGTAATTGTGACGGTAACGGTGATAGTAATGGTTACGATAACGGTAATGGTAATGGTGACTGTAATGATAATCGTAACGATAATGGTGACGATAACGGTCACGGTAATGGTAACAATAATGGTGATGATAACGGTGACAGTGATAGTAATGGTGATGGTAACGGTGATGATAACGGTAATGGTAATGGTGACAGTAACGATAACAGTGACGGTGACGATAATGGTGATGGTTATGGTAATGGTTTGAAAATGTTGTAGTGGGCCTTGGACCCAATGCTCACTTGGCAGTTGACATCATTTCCTCCACTCCttaaatgattatattaattGGTCAaattataccttttttttttttttttttggagagtagataagattaaattttatttattgtttttaaaaaaataatatttcaaattgtaATTCATCTATATTAAATTTGCAGataagttttataataaattaataacctttatttatttttcatattttttattattttttaatagaaaatttcaatattgaataaaaataattaattattttattaaattaattaattataatgaataaactatagttaatttaatttatttttattatttaataaaaattatatatatattattatttattgaaatttaaaaactaaaataataatcttattcAACTAAAGTATATAAACTCTTatcaaactaaaaacaatatatatatatatatatatatatatatatatatgatgttctCTCATGGAATTTTTGTTTATGGTTTGATATTTGTATGAAAATGGGaacatttataaatattgaaaaaaaaaataggtctTAATGATGTAACAGCTATTACAATTAGAAAATTagtatgttttaaattaaaaattaaatttggtaagTATCAATTTTACCATCATTATTATGTGTGTGtgatgaatatttaaaaattttattttaattaaaaataaaaatgaaaaagatgatgtgatttggattttcttgttgtaaaaatatattattttattcaaataaatgtaattattttatactatataatttctaattttgtaaaaatatattattttccaatgtgagaaaattctaattttaagaaaaaaaattgaatttttaatataaattttataatcaataatgatataaataaagaaactaTCGTAAATCTTTTATCTACTAAACGTGGGGATGATAGATAGAGATAGAAGAGGTAGCAAATTTTtgatagatagagagagaggaGGCAACAGATTTTTTAGAAGCACATACTAAGCACTTTCTCTCTTCTAGGTTTCCGACTTTGTCATTCTCATGTCACATTCAAGACTCTAGATTGGCGGGAATAAAATTGGTTTGCTTttggtgttttcttttttttttttttgtttttttggagaCCTAGAAAGCATTTTAGAAATGGTGATGAGCGGTGTGTATgttatctgttttttttttcatattttgtttatgcTTGGAAGTAGTGGTGTTTCTGGTTCTTAATGCCGATAAATGTTCAACATCCCTTGTGTTTTGCGAGAGTTGACCAATGGTGGATTTAGGTGGAGcgtttttttgggtttttggttgAGTGGTggtgttgaataaaaaaaaaaaaaaaacctaaattgaGCCTTCTaacaagaaagaagaagaaattatgTTGTATGTGAATGAATggcaaacaaacaaatatatgaTGGAAATAGGGCTAAAAAGCAGCATTCCgacttttatatatagtatagaTATAGATAAGAGAAaagataaggaaaagaaaataatttaaaataaaaaataatttaaaatcaataaattatctcTATTAGTAATGCTAGTAATGCGAGGCATAGAAAGATCCGAGTTAGAATATTTGTTTCCTATTTTAgaattatcatttttctttttagaaaattagtttttttctttgttttatttttttattgtaaaattatttacactccATTTGttctatactttttttttttaaagtgatcCTAATAAGAAACTCTaaacttttcttttctccatttatttatattctttttaaatctCACATGGaatcataataaaatttaatttaatggaACTTTTGATTTATAATCTATACTATGTAGAAAAGGATGAGATGTTTGtcacttttttatttctaaaaatacttttattaatacTAATAATCAACTTAAATGAGATAAAGGAAGTCATTCTTGAAATTGTTATCAcaaacctaaaaggtaattcaaaatttattttttttcaatactaataatcaacttaaatgagaatttaatcttttcatttagtTAGGGTTTCAATTACTTGACATAACAAAAACCATTCTTAAAATTGTCATCacaaacctaaaaaataattcaatatttaatcttttcaataataataatcaacttaaatgataatttaatcttttcatttagttagaattaaatgagaatttaatattttcttagaattttaattatttgatgtaGCGGAAATCATTCTCGAAAATTGCTATTACATATGTAAAAGGTAATtggaaatttaatatttttatttccctcTAATTTATATTCCATTAAGTGTTTCAATAAGGATTTAATTACTAACCTATCTTTCATTTCCTCaatgaacaaattattattatttttaaaaaattatctgaaactttttactttttataaccaatgatttccattcattttgagatatttaaatcttttattatatttaattaaataatagtaaattaataataactCTTAATTATACATTATAgatatttattgaataaaaaatttcatcactcatttatattatttatttaaacaaatttaaattttattaagaaaattacaaaattgttttaaaaaatattaaaattttgatataaaatttaccaaaatgatgaaaagttttttttattgagattttaattctttcgatttttttttaaaatatttttaaaacaaaacttattttttccttctacttttcgtctttattttttttctttcacattttccttcaaattttttgaaaaccaaatatagccttaaaGTCTATTTTTTCCATAATTTATTGTCCATACATAATGTAGGTGACAATTCAATAGTCATTCTTAGATGCTTTggatgattaaaaatttaaattttgcaCATATGACGTGATtctatttcaatgttttaagaTAATTTCATTACGTTCTAATAATTAATCGACTATATCATCAAatctaattatattttcttaataattttatattttttaagtaattcaaTTTTTGTTAGAATTTCTTTAATACAATTACAAAGagttattcttattatttaccAACTACTTAAATTGATGAtactaatttattattatttttacttgattattttttatttattagggATTGTTAGTTATCTTActtgcaatttatttttaaaaaaattacattattagtttttaattgGTGATTTCTTATTTAGAATTAACAATCAAATTCCATCTCATTTTTACCATATTCATTCTCATGTTTGGAtgaatggaataaaaaatttgatttcatagaaaatgaaatctCATGGAATTTTAGTTAATCTTTAACACAAGGTATTTTGATTCCACCtacaagttgtttttaaaaacattttttttttaaaaaaataaaaaactaaaaatatgtttatcaTATGTTTTGATAagttgtttctaaaaataattttttattttgattttatattataaattcaacttatataatatcaactaaatttaattcaagtcctattaaaaataaaaataattttaaaaatataataaaatatgaataataaaattataaattatattatttataaatattataaaaataagaataccAACATCCTTAcaaaagcataattgattttttttaacttaataataataatttaagaaaaattgctaattctattttattttaaatgaatttaaaaaacaaataaagtttaactttttaaggTATGAATTAATGAGCAAGTTTTTCATTACATTTACGgtacttttgaaaatttttatttaatatgtaattaattaattaattagtttttgaattccaaattattcttaaaaattaaaagatttattaggaatattattcctaaaaattagaaaattaattattcctAATTACTTAGAAGATTTattccaaatattttatttagtactTTAATTTTTGGTGATTTCCATTATTGTAATTGGATGCATTAAGAATATAAGATTGGaaatattatttgtttccatttcaatGTTTAGTAACAATgagaatataaatgaaaataataataataagcttatacatagtttaaaatatatatatttttaaaagaacattGTTTCAGAGTTTGTTTTTTACAAAacaataagactaaaaaaataatatttacttaataactaaaaattaatttatgctATAGTTTGGGCTCCATTATTATGCTTGTGGGACTTTCTATTTGATTGTATACACTCTTGGTACAATATTCAGAGTCCagcaaatatttatttttaatgaatttccatttattaatataaacttttacaatattaataaataattttaatatatcatgTCATTTTCAATATCAAATACCTTTTCTTAAATACCAAATGAAATCGTAATTATGAATGAGATTTCATTCATATCggaattactttttatttcattccaattatcatttaaattatccaaatataaaaatcaaatgtttagcaaaatttaggaaacggttttaaaaattaaaaaaaaaaaatcacttgtagtacTTTTTGGAGAATTCATAATCCAAATGGAGATTTAGAgtctatttaattatatttttaaagaaaaataaagtatcccacaaaatttatgaaatacttttaaaattttgaaaataattagaatgtgtttgataatgatttttagtctttttaatagttaaaagatataatttttgaagtgttgaaaatattagaagcacttcctaaaatcactaccaaacaaagAGTccatttggtaatgattttaggaagcgtttttaaattttttaacacttcAAATGTTTCGTCTTTCGAGTAttaaaaaaggcaaaaattACTTCTCAAAATCGTTGTCAAACGTACCCTTaatgtaaaagaaattcaagTAAAAACACTGTCAAATGCATTATTAAAGTTCATTtgacaatgtttttagaaaacacttttagtataaaaatgttttaaaaaacaattagatgtttaataaaatttaaaaacacctttaaaaattgaaaaatcacttaaaatattatctgaaaaaaaatacttagataattctctaaatatatatatttatatttatataaatacatttctatttgaatagaaatattACAAAACACACTCAAAATTTATTATCCAATACAAGATTAGAAGACCAcctatttgaaatatatataaaatctcaaAAGATCAAATAAAGCTAAAAAGTTTATTAAGGTCATGGAGAAGCACTCTTCTCTCACAAGCCAAGAcgtagagtcatttttctcattgacgacccagagtcatttcatttccatttagagctcggagctcatgacctagactcGTTTATCTCATTgataacccaaagtcatttcttttccattcaaagccctaagctcacgaccaacaatcatttttctcatttattacccagagtaatttcttttccatttaaagctcGGAGCACACGACCTAGAGTGCTTTTTCGCATTTATGACCtagattcatttcttttctatttaaagccctgacctcatgacccatagtcgtttttttttctcatttatgtcctagagtaattttttttccatttagagccctgagctcgaCACCTTGAATTGttgtttctcatttatgacccagagtcatttctcttccatttagagcctgagctcatgacctagagtcgattttctcatttatgatccagagtcatatcttttccatttagagccctgagctcatgacccatagtcgttttttctcatttatgacctagagtcattttttttttccatttagagccctgagctcacgacccatagtcgattttctaatttatgacctagagtaatttcttttccatttagagccctgagcttaccACCCAAATTTGTTTGTCTCATTTATGATCGAGagtcatttgttttccatttatgacctaaagtcatttcttttccattcaaaGCGCTGAgcttacgacctagagtcgttttactcatttatgacccacaatgatttcttttccatttaacgcccgaagctcatgacccagggtcgtttttctcatttatgacctagagtcatttctcttccatttagagccttgagctcataacctagagtcgattttctaATTtctgacctaaagtcatttgttttgcatttagagccctgagcacacgacctagagtagtttttctcatctatgacccagagtcatttcttttccattcagagccctaagctcacaacccaaagttgttctttctcatttatgacccaaagtcatttctcttccatttaaagccctgagctcacgacctaaattCGTTTtcctcatttatgacctagagaaatttgttttccatttagagccctgagctcactacctagagtcgtttttctcatttaggacacagagtcattttttttccacttaaagccctgagctcatgacttagagttgtttttctcatttatgacccaaagtcatttcttttccatttagagtcatgagctcatgatgtagagtccattttctcatttatgacccaaagtcatttcttttccatttagagtcctaagctcaccacccaaagtcgtttttctcatttatgacctagagtcatttcgtttccatttaaagctcgaagctcatgacctaaactcattttcctcatttacaacccaaagtcatttcttttccattcagaTCGCTGAGttcacgacccatagtcgtttttctcatttatgacctagaatactttcttttccattttgagcttggagctcacgacctagagtaatttttatcttttatgacgtagagtcatttcttttctatttagagccctaagctcacgacccatcgTCGTTTCTTCTAAAtaatgactcagagtcatttgttttccatttaaagccttgagttcatgacttagagtcgttaGTTAActtttatgacccaaagtcatttttcatccatttagagccctaaccTCATGATATAGAGTCgattttctcattgatgacccagagtcatttctttgccatttagagccctgagctcatcacccaaagtcatttttctcatttataacccaaagtcatttgttttccatttagaacccTGAGGTCATGACgtagagttgtttttctcatttacaacccagagtcatttcgtttccatttagagcttggAGCTCACGACCTTGACTCGTTTATCTAATTgataacccaaagtcatttcttttccattcagagcactaagctcatgaccaacaatcgtttttatcatttataaacataaagtcatttcttttccatttagagccctaagctcacgacccatagttgattttctaatttatgacccagagtcatttcttttccatttagagccctgagcttaccACCCAAATTCGTTTTTCAcatttatgacctaaagtcatttgttttccatttagaaccctgaactcatgactcggagttgtttttcttatttatgacccagagtcatttcatttccatttagagctcggAGCTCACAAGCTAGACTCATTTATCTCATATATAaccaaaagtcattttttttccatttagagccctgaactcatgacctagagtcgtttttctcatttatgacccagagccatttctcttccattagagccctgagctcacgacctaggctattttttctcatttataacccagagtcatttcttttccattcagggccttgaactcatgacctagagtcgtttttctcatttatgactcagatttatttctctttcatttagagccctgagctcatgacctagagttgttttttctcatttataacccagagtcatttcttttccatttagagccctaagctcatgacccatagttgattttctaatttatgaccagagtaatttcttttccatttagagccctaagcttaccacccaaattcatttttctcatttatgacctagagtcatttgttttccatttagaaccttgagctcacaacctagactAGTTGATCTCATATATAACccaaagacattttttttccatttagagccctgaactcacgacctagagtcgtttttctcatttatgacacAGAGTCGTTTCtcttccatttagagccttgagctctcgacctagactCGTTTCTCtcatttataacccagagtcctttcttttccattcagggccctgaactcatgacccagagtcttttttctcatttatgacctagattcatttatcttccatttagagccctgagctcatgacctagagttgtttttttctcatttatgacccagaatcatttcttttccatttagagccctaagctcacgacccatagttgattttctaatttatgacccaaagtcatttcttttccatttagtgTCCTAAGCTTACCACCCAAattcgtttttctcatttatgacctagagtaatttatttccatttagaaccctgagctcacgacccagagttgtttttctcatttatgacctagagtcatttcgtttccatttagagctcggAGCTCACAAGCTAGACTcgttaatatcatatataacccaatgtcatttttttccatttagagccctaaactcatgacctagagtcgtttttctcatttatgacctagagtcatttctctTCCATTTAGAGCTCCGAGCTCACGACGTAGGCTCGTTTATCTCATTTATAACccacaatcatttcttttccatttagggCCCTGAattcacaacctagagtcatttttctcatttatgacccaaattcatttctcttccattcagagccctgagttcatgacctagagtcgttttttctcatttatgacccagagtaatttcttttccatttagagccctaagctcacgacccatagttgattttctaatttatgacccagagtcatttcttttccaattagagccttgagcttaccaCCCAAAttcgtttttcttatttatgacctatagtaatttgttttccatttagaaccccgagctcacgacctagagttgtttttctcatttatgacccagagtcatatCATTTCCATTAAGAGCTcggagctcacaacctagactCGTTCATCTCATATATAActcaaactattttttttttccatttagagccctaaactcacaACCCAGAgccgtttttctcatttatgacccatagtcatttctcttccatttagagctttgagctcacgacctagactcgtttatctcatttataacccagagtcatttcttttccattcatggccctgaactcatgacctagagtcgtttttctcatttatcaCCCAGATTCATTTATCTTCCattcagagccttgagctcatgacctagagtcagtttttctcatttatgacccagagtcatttcttttccatttagagccctaagctcatgactcacagtttattttctaatttatgacccagagtaatttcttttccatttaaagccctgagctcacgacccaaagtcatgttgtttccatttagagcttggagctcacgacctagactcatttatctcatttatagcccaaaatcattttttttccattcaaagccctgagctcatgacccagatttgtttttctcatttatgacccatattaatttcttttccatttagagtctgaagctcatgacttagagtcgattttctcatttatgacctagaatcacttcttttcaatttagagccttgagctcacaacctgtagtttttttttctaatttatgacccataataatttcttttccatttaaagccttgagctcacgacctaaattcattttcctcatttatgacccagagaaatttgttttccatttagagccctgagctcactacctagagtcgtttttctcatttaggacccagagtcattttttttcccacttagagccatgagctcacgacgtagagtcatttttctcatttatgacccagagtcatttcttttctatttagagccctgagctcatgacccatagtcgttttttctcatttatgacctagagtcatttcttttctatttagagccctgagctcatgacccatagtcgttttttctcatttatgacccaaagtaatttcttttccatttagagccctgagctcacgaccccaAGTTGTTGTTTCatatttatgacccagagtaatttcttttccattgagagccatgagctcatgatgtagagtccattttctcatttataacccaaagtcatttcttttccatttagagccctgagctcaccacccaaagtcgtttttatcatttatgacccagaatCATTTCGTTTCCATTTAAAGCtcaaagctcacgacctagactcGTTTTCCTCATttataacccaaagtcatttcttttccattcaaaTCGTTGAGttcacgacccatagtcatttttctcatttatgacccaaagtactttcttttccatttagagcccgaagctcacgacctagagtagtttttatcttttatgacctagagttatttcttttctatttagagccctaagctcacgacccatcgTCGTTTCTTCTAAAtaatgactcagagtcatttgttttccatttagagccttgagttcatgacccagagtcgttatttaacatttatgacccaaagtcgtttttcatccatttagagccttgagctcatgatatAGAGtcgattttctcatttatgacccatagtcatttcttttacatttagaaccttgagctcaccacccaaagttgtttttctcattgatgacccatagtcatttgttttccatttagaacTCTTAGCTCACGACgtagagttgtttttctcatttatgacctagagtcattttgtttccatttaaaGCTCGAATCTCACGACCTAGAcccatttatctcatttataacCAAGAGCCATTTATGTTCCATTCAGAGCCCTGcactcatgacccaaagtcgtgtttctcatctatgacccagagtcatttcttttccatttagagccttgagatcatgacccagagtcgttgtTCCTCATTTATGACTAGAGTCATTTCtcttccatttagagccctaagctcacgaccaaaattcatttttctcatttattacccagaataatttcttttccatttagagcccagagctaaCGACCTAGattcgtttttctcatttatgacgtAGAGTGATTTGggttccatttagagcccgaagctcatgacctagagtcatttatctCATTTCTCACCtgaagtcatttcttttccatttagagccataaGCTCACGAActgagtcgtttttctcatctatgacttagagtttttctcatttataacccagagtcatttattttccatttagagccctaagctcacgacccaaagtcttttttcctatttataacccagagttatttgttttccatttagagcctttagctcacgacctagagtagtttttctcatttatgacccagagtcatttcatttccatttagagctcaaAGCTCATGATCTAgactcatttatcttatttataac is drawn from Vitis riparia cultivar Riparia Gloire de Montpellier isolate 1030 chromosome 18, EGFV_Vit.rip_1.0, whole genome shotgun sequence and contains these coding sequences:
- the LOC117905491 gene encoding uncharacterized protein DDB_G0290685-like, with the protein product MTLTVIVIVTVTMMIIVTITVVVMVTITITVMVTVTVTVMVMVTITVRVMVTVTMTVIVNGNDNHNGDGDNDCNGDDDDEGDCNINTDSNGDYNGNDNDNVDGDGYSDGNDNSDNNGHDFDNSHSNGGGNIDNNGNGNRNINGNGNGNENGDDNENGDDNSNGHGNSDGNSNSNGNGDSNNNDNGNGKGDGNGDGDSNGNDDGDDDASCNASCNANSDDSGDGYDNRVDKGHGHANDHSIGDDNSDGNGDDNGYGDNNGNSCGNSNGNGDCDSKNIGKGDGNGNGNGDGHSDGNCDGNGDSNGYDNGNGNGDCNDNRNDNGDDNGHGNGNNNGDDNGDSDSNGDGNGDDNGNGNGDSNDNSDGDDNGDGYGNGLKML